The stretch of DNA GGGTACGAtacggcagggcagggcagggcctCAGGgtagggcagggcaaggaaGGGTCGGGCAGGTGCTTCCGCCTGCAGCCGGCCTTCCACTTGGTGCCCGCTGGGCTCCTGGCGGCATTGGGGAGGCTGCTGGGTACAGTACATACCTAGGTAATGTTACTTTTAGGGCCTGCCCAGCCTGTCGGGTCTTGCTTTTTGGACGGCACGTTTGAGGGGCGGGTGTCATTTTTAGCTTCTCTTACAAAGGAAGCCCATTTGTTGCTTCTTGGCCCTTTTCTCTTCTCGCCGTCCACTCCGTGAAGCCGGCCGCGTCGTTCCCCGGCACGCGACCATGCCAATTCCTGCTACCTTCACTGTGACTCTCAGCTCGGTGACCATCATGCATGCAGCCCGGTCGCTCAACCCCCGCTACCTAGGTCcgcggagacggcgagaAAAGGCGACGACCACGGGGCAAGGTgagacagcagcaggtcAAGCAAAagctggggagggggggcgaaGAAAAGAGTGTCTGTCCTGCAAGCCGCTCCGCGCAGAAACCGTTGGGTCCTGTGGAGGCGGGCCCCAACCCCAAGCCTTGCCTCGTGGGAGACCGGGCTGTGCGTGTGGAATTGGGCAGCGCCACCAACGATTGCCGCGATGCGCTGGTGAGTTGCGAGACACGCATGGCGCTGTTCTGTTTTGACgctgtgcgccgccgccgcaggacGAGACTCGATACTCTGTACctagtatgtatgtatgcagTAGGTATGCGTGCTGACAttgtgcccccccccccgggccggccggcggcaacgctTCCGCTTCGCTTCGTCTCGCCTGGCCTCGCCTGTCCCCCCGGTTTGCGACGTCCGCGGAGGGAGCCCTGGTTCCGGGCGCGGAGCCCTGCTGGTCGCTGCCGGAAGCTCTTCCGGTGCGTACGGAGTGCGAAGCACCACAGCAAACATATGTAGAATAGCGGTCGTGTTGCACCGCACGCGCCACAGCTaggtacgttagtactacTAGTAGTGCGCGCTGCGCCGTTTCCGACGGCCCGGCGTCATCCGGAGTGGGCGCCAGGGCATGGGGGTGCGAGTGATTACCTTGGTAGTTTGCGCAACAAGGGCCGAGTATATGTTACATGTAAGACCACCAGTGAGGATACGGGGCATGCGTCtacagtatacttcgtataGTGCGTGTCGGAGCAGTTGCAGGTGCCACTTCGTACGGAGTGCGTGACTGAGTTAGTAGTATTATTATACACACGCTGTTGGTCGCCCCAACGCGGACCTTGCAAGATCCATGTTGCGTCCGGtcgcgcgtcgtcgatggtCCCGAGCCGACAACTGTAACGCCCAACTGAGACAGGCAGCGAAAGGCCGTGATGAGGATGAAGTGGGTGTCAGAGCCCTGAGCGCGTTTCCTGCACGAGCGTGCTTTGTTTGGTGcaacgcccgccgacggctgccCCCTTGGGCACATGGCACGACGGCTattggcgacggcgacgtctgggGGTGTGAAAAAGTGCTGCTCCCCCACCCCCGGCTGGCCAGGAacaaggagggggggggtttcAGCGTCCAATCATGGACGGGCTATGAGGTCCCTGCCTGCAGGCAGGAGCGAGGGCGACACCATTTGCCGTCGGCAATAGGGCTGAGCGCAGCAaacgccgagcccgcccacccactcactgGGCTGTTGTTGGGGGTGGGTGACGAACAAGGAGTGGAGAGCCCTAAAATAGGCGGGCCGCTGCCACGCGTGTCTACAAGGGGTTCGTTCGTCCCATCGTCCTCGCTTTGTTCGTGATACGTAAGTCGCTTTGCACTTTTGGAAGACGCATAATTGACGTGGGCGTATTGACATGTACTACTTAATGATCGCCCATGCTTGCGTGACTGCAGCACGACACCCACCATACCTGCTGGGCATCGCGGTTGCACAATAAGTAACAAGGTAGAAATAGGTACAGGGTAAGAAGAATAAAAGGACGTGTCAAGCGCGACGTGTATCGATGAGGTTCTTCCCGCGCGAACCAaatctccctcccctcctccagaTGCAGCCCCATCAGCATCCACATCctcatgatgatgatgatgatgatgatgatgatgatggatgattAGCAGCTCGTTCCCTCCAATATGACGTTCCATTTCTGACTGGTGAagacctgcccgccgcgagggcggtCTTTGGAGTCCTTGTTGGGCGCACACTTTTCGCGTATCCAcctgacggcgtcgatgatgtTTTCATACGAGCCGACATGGAATTCACTATTGTTCTAGACGATTTCCGTCAGCATTGCGGTCCACgaagaaggggggaaagACAAGGGGAaggcccggggggggggactcACGTCGTTGCAGATGAAAGCGCGGGTGTCGGCATCGCAGGCGAGTTCGGAGCAGACCTTTGGCCCCTTGTTGAGAGGGATTATGCCTTGGACGCCTTCGAGGGCCTGGATGGCATTCTCGATGCCGTCCTTTGTGATGAAGCCGAACTTGGGGTCCTTGGAGGTGGAGCAGATGAGCCCGCTGGCGGCAAAGTTCCAGTCCCTgcgcctgcccgcgccgccattgtcgccgcggacgccgttGGGGAAGTCGGTGTCGTAGTTGGGGTTGATGGTGAGCAGCTCGCGgtgcacctcggcctcggtggtGCCGTTGAGCATGATGGGATCCTCGTCGGGGAAGGCCGGCAGCCGCCACATGCTGCCGGAtgcgacgctggcggcgacggcgaggcacGCGAAGATGGTTGTTGTTGACAGCATGATCCTTGAATgtgtcttcttcttcttcttcttcttcttcttcttcttcttctttgttGTCCCGGGCTGTACTCTTTGGCTTTGTTTCGTCTGCTCTGCGCCACCAGAGATGCAGGCAGGTATgtatatgtatgtatggGTGGATGTATGTACGTGGTAATGCAGTGTGGTAAATCGCTCGCCGGGAAACCGCTTGGGTGGGAGTATCTTATattcgacgacggcaacgaccaGAGAACAACAGCTGCACATACTATAACGAACGGGGGCAGGCCCTCTCCCCAGGACAGGCACGGGATCGAGCACGTCCCGTACAGCATCCATCTAGTCAAAACCACCCCCGCGAACGCCACCCATCATCGTATCTGCTGCCCAGCGCACATGGCTGCACGTATCCCCATCTACGTATACCCACTGCGCCCACTGCATCCGCCCCAACgacgaacgacgacgacgacgacgatattGTCCCGTCCTGCCATTTCCTACTATACAGTACTATTATTTGCGACCACACGCGATGGGGCACGAGGCGCGAAAGCGGGCTCTTCGTTTCACCCTCCTCGAAGCTTGCCCCTATGCAGAAACCGTCCCATCTTGGCTTGGTCCCTGGCGTGCGGAGCGCCCCGTGCGCCGCTATTGTGTTGGGGGGTTCGCGGTATTGTCAGGGCCGGGGTGGGGCGGTCCCGTGAGGTGCCTTTTGCTGCTTCGCCTCCGCTTTTTTTTGCTCTCTTTGTTGCGTCCGTCCGTGTGCCGTGccttgcgtgcgtgcttcccccgcgccggcgggcgggcggggcggcgggggcggatcccctcttctctcctcgtgtcgccgcggcgcgtgTCCGGCCGACCGGCCGATCGAccgccgtgcgtgcgtgcgtctcCCGCCAGCCCCCCCGGACCGGGTCAGTCAGTTGACGCGGCGAGCGATTGGGCccgcagccccagccgctGGTCACGTTGGGGATATGTAGGATACAGTCAGTGCATTACAATAttacgtactttgtacagCAGCACCGTATACTGTATATATACCAGCTTGGCAGGGTAGAGTACGGTGACGTTACTCCATACATAACACGGCATAGCCTGGTACCGCTCGCGtgagctggagctggggcTCTGCTTCCATAAATAGCAGTGGCTTTCCATCGTCGGTACtatcggcatcatcatcatcatcatcatcatcatcatcatcatcatcatcatcaaggccatcatcatcatgggcaaCCCCCCTTTTCGTGACACATAAAGCGCAATCttctccaacgccgcctcgcaCCATGACTCGCCTCTGATCTTGCGAAATATATAGTCTGTAGAACGCCTTCGCACTTCGTGTAGTGTAACGATGACGGCCTAGCTAGCACGCGACCCCAtgaggagagcgacgacgcgtGCCTCCCGTTGCAACACAAATAACAATGACAACAAAAACGACACAAGACCCGGAGGACTGGAACTCCAACCGTGGTGCCAGAGGGGCCTTGTGGGATGCCAGggcccgccctgcccgtccACATTTTTCACGGCCTACCTACTTAGTACTTGTACAGCGGGCTTCCATCAGCTCcgtctcttcttcctccaagACCTTGGCGTGTCCGCACCCGGCACAAGACCACCGCGATGCGACTCCCCGCCTTACGAGTACGTACCGTATGTGTCAATGCACAGCGTTGAGCAATTAATATTGCCCATTGTACTGCACGCCACCTGAGAGCTCCTCGCAATCAATGACAGGCGGGGAGCAGCCGTGTCCCGGGCACGTCCGCGGCGCGTGCGTACCCCCGGGGGGGAAGGGCCACGTGAAGAAGAACATGAAGGGGCGCATCGTGCGCGCGTGTGCTCGTGCACGCATATAGAGTGAGGTCATCCATACTTGGTGAAAAGCACAGTCATGTGCTGAATGCATGGAGGCATATGAACCGCTCGCATTGACATGGCAATCTTGCCGGTATGAGCTCGCCATGCACACAGATGAggcgcgtccgtccgccAGTCCCACGAGCGGGTTCTCCGCAGCAGGCGTGGTCTGCGTTGTCCATAGACTCCATACCCACGATACTACGTGGTATCAAGTGCCGAGCCGCCCTTGTTCCGACGGCACTCGCGGGATATTATGCGCATGGGCACCAGGATGACAGAGCCCCGAGATGGATGGCCCGCCATCTCAGACTGGGCAAGGCCCCCGCGCaggtggcggtgacgatgacagATGATGATTTAAGATGATgggtgtcgtcgtccctcttgcgccgcccgcgccccggcGCTCGTATGCGCATGACGACGGGACTTCCCAGACAGGGGGGTTTTGTTTTCTCCGGCAGCTCCGATCTCCGCTGCTTTGGTCGGACGGAGGTTATGCAACCGCTTGGAATACTTTTTCCGCCGGTCCCATCGCATGAATCTCGCCCACCGCGTgtgcttggccttggctcTCAACTTTGCGTGACCGATGTTTTTGCGAGTCACTGCATATGCAGGGCATCTAATCTTCATTGCCATTGCTTGCGTTTCTTGGCTCCGTCTTTTCTCAACGATGGGAAAGGAGACAGGCCAAAAAAAGGGGTCCGAGGAGGAACGGCCCATGTATAATACGGAAGTGATATGCTGCCCTTTACGTCGTCCTTTTTTTGTTCCGTCTCCACCAGCTTCTGCCTCACGTCTCTCGCTCAGAGTTGACTGTTCTTTGGTCTGAGGAAACTTTCGCGCGGTTCCCTGTAGCTCTTTATTCGCAAAACGATCTCTTCCCGTCTTGGTACACCGCACATACACACATTAACACACGCTCTCTCTTGCTACCCCATCGGCACACGGCATCTATTTTTAATCACACGCTTCGAGGCTTGATACCAATCGCCCAATATGCTCAAGGCGCTGGTTGTTGCGGCTAtggccgcctccgcctcctcggccgccgtcgtccgacGCGACAAGGACCCATGCAAAGCCACATGCGATGCGGAGGCAGCGCACGCCACCTGATGCTACAACGCGTACATTCCACTGGGCGATGCCTCCGAGATgacggacgacgaccgcgTCAAGTACAACTACTGCGTCTACAGCACCAAGTCGGGCAACCCCAGCTTGTTCGACAAGCAGGAGGGTTGCATCCAGTGCAAGGCCTCGCAGAAGGTCCTCGTCCCCGGGGACGCGGAATGGAAGTTGAGTTGGCCTACCAAAAGCGCGTCCGGGATGACTACCTCAACATGAAACACGCAAAGACGAACTTCAAGGACACCTGGAGCTACTACTCCAGCTTGGACTCGGGAAACCGTCCCCTGGATGGAGACGATTGGAAGGGACCGGCTCCTGGCAAGTCCGGGCTGAAACTGTGGCAGCAGTACAAATTCGACTACAACAGCAATGACGCCGTCAACGACaagctcgagcagctcctggcAAAGAACGGGCTCTCCACGCCATCGACCCCCCCAGCGACGTCGACCCCTGGCAGCGGGGAGGACGTCGTGGAGGAAGGCGTCAAGTACCTCGAGTTCCACTATGTTAATGGCTTCGAGCAGAGACTAGTTGAGACGAGCAGCGGGGTCTTCATGGGGGAgtgcgtggtggtggaaaCGGTTTATTACGAGGCCAATAACCGGACCATGGGTTTCCGTCTTAGAACCGAGAATGGCGTGTTAATCAATGGCCGTATGCGACGGGCCACTTCTCAGGAGAAGGAGACTCTAATCACGATCAACGGCGACAAGGTCATTGCGAAAACGGATATCGAAACGACCCTCAGGGAGAGCAGCACGACCAAGGTCGTCATCGCGAGCGAGGGGGCCAAGAAATTGGCCGAGCAGGCCAGCAACGGCACCTTGAGCACGGCCCAGGCGAGGACCAAGGTGGAACAAGTCGCCAAGGTCCACGTAGAGGAGGCTTTGAGCACCTCCCTCtccaccatcgccaccagcagcagcctcgagATCACCAAGTCGGGCGGCCAGGGTGCCGCTGGCAACGGGCCCGCATCCTGcaagcggcgccgccgccgcag from Purpureocillium takamizusanense chromosome 6, complete sequence encodes:
- a CDS encoding uncharacterized protein (COG:S~SECRETED:SignalP(1-20~SECRETED:cutsite=ASG-SM~SECRETED:prob=0.4641)~EggNog:ENOG503PEV2) translates to MLSTTTIFACLAVAASVASGSMWRLPAFPDEDPIMLNGTTEAEVHRELLTINPNYDTDFPNGVRGDNGGAGRRRDWNFAASGLICSTSKDPKFGFITKDGIENAIQALEGVQGIIPLNKGPKVCSELACDADTRAFICNDNNSEFHVGSYENIIDAVRWIREKCAPNKDSKDRPRGGQVFTSQKWNVILEGTSC